The following nucleotide sequence is from Populus nigra chromosome 15, ddPopNigr1.1, whole genome shotgun sequence.
gtttttttattgcttcttaaAAAGTCCACATAGCTTGCCAATATTGTTGGCTTTGAAACGgtttggttttaatttcttgatccaagtttaatttcttgatctaagtttaatttgttgataGCTTGAAGATATGAAGGTTACATCCGAGAAAAGATATGCTCTTTTGCAAGCAGCAAGGGACTCTGACTATGTAAAGAAAGTGTACGGAGGGTACTTTAATGTGTTTGTTGCAGCTTTTgctgaagaaggagaaacatgGGACTTGTTTAGAGTTGTTGAGGGGGAGTTTCCTGACATGAATGAGCTTCACAAATACGATGGCTTTGTAGTTACTGGCAGCCCTTATGATGCCTACGGAAATGACTATTGGGTTCTCAAGCTTTGCTTCATCTTGCAAACTCTAGATGCCATGGAGAAGAAAGTCCTTGGAATTTGCTTTGGTCATCAGGTACTTGATTTAGTTTTTGACCATGTCATTTGAACTATAAGcctcaaattaactccaaacttgcccccccaaaaaaaagggaaagaacaGAAAATCCAAACTAACTGGATAAATATATGCATAATTATGACTTGAGTACGTGCTGAATGGTGTCTTCTGTTGTTACGGAGTTGCTTACAGGTTTTGTGCAGAGCGCTGGGTGGAAAAGTTGGAAAAGCATATTCTGGGTGGGATATTGGGTTAAGGAGAGTGAGCATAGTGAAGGATCTGTCACCATGCAGCTTCCCAGGTGACTTAACAGAAATCCCTCCTTCGCTATCAATAATCGAGTGCCATCAAGATGAAGTGTGGGAGGTGCCATTAGGAGCTGAAGTGATTGCATTCTCAGACAAAACTGGTGTGGAGATGTTCACCATTGGAGATCACATTTTGGGCATTCAAGGCCATCCTGAGTACACCAAGGATATTCTTTATAATCTCATTGATCGCCTTCTGAGTAACAACTGCATAGAggtaactaaaaaattaatcacttaATTTAATTGTTAACCCAGTTTCATCAACAAACTTTTGTTTCTAAttagttgacaaaaaaaaaattaagttatccAAAATTTGATGACTGCAGAGTGCTTTTGCCGAGAAGGCCAAGTTTGGATTGGAGATGGCTGAACCAGACAGAAAATGCTGGGAAAAGATCTGCAAGAACTTTCTTAAGGGTTGATAAAAAGGTTAACTTTGTATACTGctgtgaacttttttttttttttttttttttgttctatcaTCGTTTTCACAAGACTAGCTAAACAAAGAGCGATTAGCTAGCTCGTGAATCAACGCGCGTGTCTAGTGTATGTCCTCTTCTTGACAATTTTAATGAATCAGATAGCTTGGTGGGGAAAGACTAAATTTGAGTTGACTAACTTCAGATATTTGTCTGCTACCGTTTAAAATTCTTCCGATAGCCTTATTCGCATCTGTGGCTGCCAATTTCTCTTGTAGGGTGTCTGGATAGAGTTGCGGTGAAATGCGGTTGttcttctattattattttttaatgtataatttatttaatgtacAAAAAGCTACCATCAAAAGCaattttttatctctttctcttgttttgtttttttagtgaggttacataaaaaaaacaaattacatctCTATCATAAACAtattatccttttgtttttgtgttataaaaatacttttaaaaaaataattatttttatttttttatttatttcaatttattatttatatttttatatcattttaatatgataatatcaataataaatttttaaaaaattaaaataaatattatcttaatatattttaaaaaaaacaatcattatcataaaataaaattaaacagatTCTCGAATACCGGGCAAACCAAACTATGTTAACGAAGGAGACGATGACCATTCCCACTATCCAAAATATCCTCTAATGAAATGGCACAAATGCTCTAATAGCAAAATGCACTGTCAAGAAATGATAGTTAAAGTGCATACAAAACTAAAATGCTCCAATACATATATCATGAAAGAACTTGATCTCCTTGTTCGATCCCCtcctcatttcttcttttttgaaggGCTGTTAGCTAGCTAGGGTGAGCACACAAGTGATGCCTTTCGAATTGAGTATACTACTTGCTTGGGTTAAGAGGttatttgagagtgtggtagtgattatttttcaaagtatattttgtttgataatgtattaaaataatatttttttattttataaaaattatttttgatatcagcgcatcaaaatgatctaaaaataccaaaaaaataataatttaaagaaatgaaaaaaataaaataaaagttatttttgttaaatacttttaaaacagaaaaataaataaagtaaaagtatatagatatataaaaaaagttttgaccAGCCTGGATTAGGCTAAGAAGAAATCGCTGACTCgttaattagttttataaattagaaaattaaaagaaaaaaaattacaatttcagTTATTCAAACGATCCGAACTTTTGTCAATATTACCTAGCTAAATCTATccaaatattttgaataatacCACTTAATTTTGGATTATCTATTATCTGAAGTTTTGTGAATGTAATACCACTTAATTTTGTCAACTAATTAGTTAAAACTCGTGCTTTCAATAGAACTGTATTAATGTCAAGATTGATGCAAATTGCGAAGATGATATAGGAACCAGGTTCTCAAAGAACTAAAATGAACAAATATTCCAGAGAGGAACCTTGGAATATTTCGAAAGAAAGTAGAATGCATGGTTACTGCTGCTTTTCATGTATATTAATATTCTTCTCTCTCAGCTTGCAATGTTAAAAGAAGTTGAATGCTTCCCAAGTAGCTATAcatttcaaaatattgtttattgtaataatataacggttttttttttgctctttcatctaaaaattttaatattagcttCGAGAGGCTTTGAAGTATTTTTATAGAGCCCATTagtcataattaaattaattgagaataaataagtaatttttttttatcttaattgcacaatgaaaaaacctatataccattgaaagaaaaaaaatattcttaaactaAGTATCAAggagtatttttgtatttgcataatattttttatatatatataattccaaCTGATGGGCAATCtgttatttgatcaaatattaaaaaatacaaaatacaaaaaactaaccaaactacccttaaaaaaattaaaactagagTCAAGtggctttttcatcttttcatagtgggttttttattattataggtCAACTTaggggcaaattgatatttaattaaataaaatataaaaaagaataagtgCATACACGACACTCTTAGTGCGTGAGAGATACTCATGCCCTCTATACAATATATTAGAGACTTTCATATCATTCAGGTAATGCATGCAACGTCTggaggttaaaaatatatttttatcatgtttttggAAGCACCACCCAAATAGCCGgttgaataatatattaatccatattgatcattttttactaaataaaaaaagagacatGTGCATGTACAACACTCTCAGTACGTGGGAGGTGTTCATGCTCTCTGTATATGATATGTCATTTATGCTATTCAAATAATGCATGTGGCATCTCTTGAAGGTTAAAAATACAGTCTCGTCATGTTGCTGAAAGCACCCCCTAGTTAAATAGCGTGGGTTGAACAATATATTAATCGAAGGTTGCAATATATACAATTGGTAAGAGATAGAGTCTGTTTATAAATTAATCTACAAGGATTTGAGCTGGAACTTAAAAAGCTGTCTGTGTCTGATGGGATAGggttaaatagttttttaatgacATGATTGATCAACCATGCATTCTCTCTAGACAGCACAGGATCGAGTTCATCCATGGTTGGTAGACAGACGACAATCAGCAATTATAATGTGTCGGTATTGGAAGATGaatggaaaaaagagagaattgtGTAGAGGATAAGATGAAGAAGTCAACAGTTCATGCAACGTAACAAAtcgagaaagaaaacaaatgagaagatttcttttcttcttcttcttcttcttcttcttcttaggtAGTAGGCTCTTCAGTGGATTTAgcaataattgatttttattttttatttttatttttacatactgCATGCTCCCCATCTAAAGTGAAGTGAGATTGATCAGTAAATATATCATTGGAAGGTCTAATAAATCTCATACCAAGAATCATATTATTGAGCACTACCAATAATATCcagattgattaaaaaatgaaaagattttCGATGTATaatgcttgaccgctttttatgttcggcttgttttaactcgcaagtgcacgagtgtgcgatgtagcaattaactcggtaagatcgaggtcatatccacagagagctagatctggaaattaagctaggtaacaaaacaaaactcaagagaaattaaattaacaataacttggttgaaaatgattgatggatttgttttcaaagatgaaaaagtgtaaatagattttaaatgacaagaaaaagtaagtcttggtccaaatcaattttaatggtgatgtattggtgattccttcaacatatataagataactcaacctaatatcaacgatggtgatattagatcggaagatattacaatgaagtttaaaaagacgaagattgattattgcttaagaatgaacaagtattttcatattaagtaagacattgaaccaagcaatctctataccaaaactaaggtttgtgcataaaaattcaagattataacattacctaaatgatttctaaaatttctttgcaataataaacattcatgaagaaaatgaaaagatagacattaagattcattcatatcttaaagaactcacctcaaccaccatcatccttgatttggatccaagaagaagattagccaaccatgattatatataataacactttaataaacataaaatgacttgaatcaaactgaaataatgagttttacaagctaaagaaccgaaatctataaagaagaacacaacacaatttcagtaaaaattcggacacaaatctgactctaactttggacagaaattcgacccttttagaagcctcctctggagatggctattagagacatatttataggccattatgttagctttccagatcattaaagaacagctcatttggacatctgagtcaaacgttatggacaaaacaccgaaaggtgttctggaaaatcaaaccaggccagcttggagaacactttggtgcacgtttttcttcctcctttatgagttgtctctttcttcttttgacccaaaataatgtcacaatgtcccctccagctttccatccatgtgcttgccctcttggatcaatgaattacccaaataaatcaaatgttatttattgtgtgaacatgtaggatcatggattgtgtttgggctgatttggagggtgatttggggctgatttggggctgaatttaagcatcaaataaggatacaaatgtacctattatttgggctaagattgacattgaaaccttgagtgtttgatggttgaagtttgcttacaacataaggcatgtttgggcttgaaatagatcatatgatattcttttctagaattggactagaattgatttttggggcaaatttggagcacttatttgaaccaagatttgcttcaatcttcaactaaatttctcttcaattctttgttccgaattccgacgttgaattttctgaaataattcatttaagctccaaaaacctatcgagacattaaaagaaacttcattactaaaaagcacatcaattattataaaaaacccaaataaaaataataaatacatatgtaaaataagagacttaatgatacttttgatgcacaatcataTAATCACATGGATATTATCAAGAGATTTAAGATATATGCTTGTCACTTTCATTAGCTTGAAAGTCATTAtcaagtaaatatatatattgaactttTCATGCTATTGATTTGGTGCTTGAgttagtaaataaaaataaataaaatgtaggGGTTAGAATAACCATATCCATATTTCAATATCCTAATTTCACACAAGGATTTTTCTAATTTCCAAACCAAGCATACCATACCCAAATAATGGTTCCCTTCAAAACTTAGGACAAAACTTTGGACTAGAAAGaatatttctaaaaacaaatacaatattATAAAACGCTTtctctcctaaaaaaaaataggacaaAACCTCTTCCACATTAaccttccttcttcttttctccaCCATCCACATTAACCTTAATTGATCGGTCGACCAGTCCTCACCACCCTAAATGAATTGAGTAGAACCAAGCGAGCCAATCATACACCTCTTCCTCTCTTGTCATGTAATAACTCGACTATCCCTTACCCTTTTAGAAAACAACAACACCATCCCCTCCCACAACCAGCTGACATGCAcatcaaccaccaaaacctagATAACATTAGCTACTGGCTTAATCAAACATCTTTAGCCATAATGATAAAAGTTGGACCTCTCTCTTTGATATAACCCGAATCAATAAgcttattgaaagaaaattgaataaacataaaatttaattttcaaataactcaatattgaagagtgaaaattaaaaaaaaaacaaaaaaaaatctgacttaacttgggttaactcgtTGACCTCATGACCATGAACATAGGATCGGGATAACtccatataaagaaaagaaaaaaaaacatgaagaccaattccaaaaaaatcaaactttaaagGATGAGATGggaaaagaattattaaataacctaaaaaaaagattgaagtcAACTTGTGTTAATGTTCAAGACCCGTGACCCTAATCACGAGCCCAAGACTAACCCTATGGaacttaaaccctaaaaaataactaattaaaattctcaatcatcaaaTAACAAAGGATGACAATACtggaaaaaatgattaaaaacaaaacaagtagcaataagaagaaaagggatcgaatttgaaataaaaaatcaaaatcaaatcttgagggaagaaattaaaaacaaaattcaattagaaaaaaaagataaaaaagaaaataaatagtaattaaaataatgatgatcaaatttgatataaaaactaaataaaatcaaatgatatggGACGAGATTGAAGAGGAAAAATAATctacaaaagataaaacaaaacaatataagtagcaattaaaagaatgagaactaaattgtataaaaaaaacaaatgaaatgtaACTTGTGTAATTTAccaaggagaagagagagaaagggaagaggagaagaaaacagtTCACTAGAGCCGCACTAATGGTCCACCATCGACACGCGACGCacctccaataaaatcttgGTGTACCGCTCCTAATATTATTGTGGAAGGTAGTGTTTGACTGCTAGAGAAGCTTGCATGGGTTGCCTGAAAGATGCAGACTCCTTTTATTAATTGGCATGTGTGTTGCATGCaccatctattttttctattaaaatatattttatatatgttaaaatacTCAAATACTCTTgagtttatttgataattacaaaaagGTATGATGAAATGACTAAAACACCCCTGGGtccaaattcaagaaaataaaattttaagagtaGTTAAGTAAGTATACCgtgtaaaaaaaagataaaaataatctttgccttcttgttatttttttattttaaaggtcaAAGATATAAATAGATAGATTTATTTCCATTGTATAATGTATAGTCTAGCCGTTTGTACTCTAACGGTACAAAcattaatgttgaatgattttCATCCAATAGAGAGTTGATCAAATGATGATGTTCTTAAGGAAAATACGGTACATGgcagaaaaggaaaatactttgATAAGATATGAATTGTAtgattcaaaatcatttttataaagataCTCCAACATATTTATCACAGACCATGGAAATACAGCTACAATGTTacacttttttgttttgacaGTACATTTGTCGCTAGTAAAACCCAACTTATACACGTGTTAGAAACTtgctgaaaaggaaaaaaaacttgctCTTAAGGAAAATATCATAGAACTTattcttctattttctcttttttttttaatattgcatAAGAACACAATATCaaactaaataagaaattatttagcTCCCAAAATATCATATCAAGTATGATACTCTCTAAACATGAATAAAGCGAACTCAATCTTGAATCAAATTGATTAAGTTAAGCACTAGATTATCTTCAAACTAATTGATTCCTTGGATCTTTAAATCCAAGAACGATTTAGGACCATCATTGGGGAAATCGTCAATTTATGACAAATTTAATGTTCGTCGACTCTCACTTTGCTTCCAGCACCAAGTTTTGTTACATTCAATGCTAGCTCCTTGTCCTTCGAAATCAAATCTCTACCTTATCTAAAACTAGATGTCCCTTGCTAGctctctttcctttccttctttctctGTATCTCTGATTTCTCTTTCTTGATATCCTCTGGTCTATCTCCTTGTCCTTCGAAATCAAATCTGGGTTCTTCTATTTAGTTTTAGAAAGCAAGGGACATCTAGTTTTGGAAAGAGGAAGGGAAAatagagaagggaaaaaagTGGAGCAAGAACAAAACGATGAACGGGGAGAGGAGAGGATATTCAAGGATGTCATCGATCAAGTTTGTTGGTTGATGATGGGCCTAAAGAAGGGCATTGGGAACGTTGATTTTAAACACAactcaatataattttattttgtttctctgGATCTTTTGCAATTGagggtttcttttttaaaactaaaaataatggGCAGTCATTATTTATAGAATAAAGAagctttgataaaaaaaaaaaaaaaaagggaaaaggagaaatgaaatttaatagcAAGAGAAACAGAATGATAAAGAGTGGTCATTAGCAATGGAGTTGATTTGCATTTGATATTTGAACACTTCCGAATGCTCCAATGGCATGTATTTTTACAGGATGATTCAACGAGGGATTGCAGCTACAAGCAAGCTGTGGAACAATCGTTAAGATCTATGGACTTGCATTGCTTGAAATACGATATAAATAGAAAGCTATGAAGTTAAAAGGATTAAgaagcaaaaagaaaatattgtgagCAGAAACCTGGATGTGCATCAGCATCTCAGATGAATCTGTTTATCCTCCAACTCGTGTGTTTGTGGTTAAAAGTTGAAATCTTTCTAGAATTACAACACGGTAATCCCAATAAGGGAAATAAATTTACAAGCTTTCTTGCAGTCCTGCAGGGTGTGTCGAAAGGGGATGCTACGAAAAAGTTGAGGAGGAAAAAATCATGCCAAAGATTGAATGGTACAGCAGCAAGGATAAAGAGAGTAGTTTTACTTTCAGTTTCCATTCATCGAGGAGAAATGTACAACAATCCTCCAGCTGGAATGGGATGCTGGTGTAAAAAGTGAATCACATGGTTATAATGGCTACACATGCAGTTGATGTTCTCTTTCGTTTTGCACCCCAGCCAATGTTCAACTTGGCAATCTTTCTTTTGGTTCCAAGATATCCCTGACAATTTGGAGCCCCACAATAGCACTTCACCTCAGGTCCAAATCGAACAAACCTGCAAAggtcaaaatataatttcaatttacaTGCTACTCTTGCTCCCAATGGTAGGCATTAATGCTACAGGTGGCAGGAAATGACAATAAAATGTAGAAACAGGCCATGTGAATGTCTGAGACATTTCAGCCACTTTTAAGTTATAGCTAAACATTTTAACATTACATTTTTTATCAACTTAAATATTCCAGTAACCTGTCCGCTAATTGCACCTGCATACTATAAGGCTACCAATCTAGATAGTAACAAAGTGAACCTTGATTTCACTAGATTGCTCGCATGTAAAAGATGACTCGCTATAAGTTGATTACAAATGttgaattattgtttttgtgaCAGGCAAACAGCAGCTAATTAGGCGAAAAGTAAAAAGACAGATACCAAGTTTGTTGTTATACTAGAGTTTCACAACAGATAAGATAATTATCACAAGAAACCTAGCACCTTTAAAATGCCAGGCAAGATTAGcttcaattaatttaagaatgaCATGTTTAAACCaccagaacaaaaaagaaaaattatcatttataaaagaaatctcATAACATCACAGGTTCCAACACTGACTATTGCAAAAAGTTCTTTAGTTAATAACACTAGGAAGGCAGGAATGAAAATGCAATTTCGATATGTACCTGTAGTCATATGTTAATGGTTCTCCAACTCTTATTGAACCAGCAGCAAACACTCCCACCCGAGTCTCCCCCTCGACATCCCTAAATAAACCCATATACAAAGGTTAAAAGTTAAGACCATGTCCAACTGAAAAATCCCCACCTTCTTCAACAGAAACACgttcaaatttattattcaataactgCATTAGATAGAgctattattaataaatagtaACAAATCAATGCCTTCAAAAACTCTTTCCTAGAGAACTCCAGTGACTTGTAACATTTGCATCTCAAGTCATATTTACCACATGTACCATAGTTTAGACAGACTATCACTGACAGGCATTCCTTTATTAAACTAGCAATTGCAAGAAATGTCTTCTTCCAACCATAATACAGAATAGAAAATACACGTCCAAGATTGGAACTGACttcaactaaaaagaaaataaggataGCTGAAGCCAGCAGCCAGTAGGCCATCCTTGTTAAGGTTTCGAAGCAACCTGCAATTTTTTGGAGAATGCTATTTAATTCATATTAGTTGAAATAACAGTTACATTTCCCAAACTTCATTGAGACAGAATAAACGAGATCTAGAGCAAGTATTGCACATGTgacaagcatatatatatatatatatatatatatatgagaagaGAAGTTGCCAGGATCATAACAGAAAAGCAGCATATCAATAGTACTAACCACTTTTCTAGGATACAGTTGGGTTTGCAACTATGATTTAAAAAACGAGATGAATTTCCCTTAAAAGTTGCATCAATTGTGAAGTCCTTTCGAATTTCGCACATGTAGAAGTTCTGCACACCTTTGTATTTCATGTCCCAGAGCCTTTGTTCACATAATTTATCGTCAATGACTGAAACAGAAGGATAAATAATTTAGCTCATTCTATTTCTTGGGAAATACATGCACACAACTTATTACAATATAGACTGAGGAAAgggaaaataattaaaccaaaaCACAATCTTTAACGAGGCACAATATACTGCAGTTTTAAAAAGGTAAACtattaagttttgaaaatgaattacatgcttcaatgAATGGTAAAGAGACCATATTTGCAGTTTGCATCATAGAATGGTAAAGAGACTCGTTCTCAGATTCAGAATACCATGACTTTATGACCATAATTTAGACAAGTACAAGGCAAAATATTGATCACCAGTGATGGCATTTTGTGACAGCAAAACAGGACGAAGAAAAATACTTAGCATGGAAGAGCTTTTATTTCTTTCCgtttctcttcttgttttttctattttttgttttcagtaGAAACCTGGGCCAAAGGCCCAGCAAACAGCAAAAAACTAAGCTACACAACTGTGCGGCTGATTGCCAGTAACTgaatccaaaaatacaaaagcaTCCACTTAGCAATACTGCAATGCAGAGCTCTCAAGACTGCAATTAGCTTTAAAACCTTTAAGATAGCAATTTGCACACAGAAGAGACTGTAAATCCTTGCTATTTGACATTAATCAAAATTTGCAtgcagaaataatttttaaactataactaCTATGTAATTACACAAGCAATCCTCAAGTTTCATAAATTGAAACTAGTTGTGATACATTTAatctttaaatgttttcaaaaccTACACCAAAATgtcaagaaaacaaagaaaatgataCTGTATttcaaaatgtatttatttcaattcaagACCTGCTGCCCTAACCATCATGTCTCATAACACCAGGGAAAGGAATACAAGAACTACAGCACAGCAGCAAGCTGCAATCCTGTTCGTCTGCATGTGTCCTAAATATAAGCAGACAATAAACAAATTGCAGACTAACCAACTAATCATAGATAACGCAGAAAGTCAAAAGCACAATGGTTCAAATGTCAAAACAGCAAAAGGACCAGGGCTCAAGAATGTGAGCCATATGATAACAGccaacttgaaaataaaaagaaaagtaagaaTTAATGTATGcttgaatatatttatatataaaaaaaggtgcAGATATTAAAAACTACCTTCTCCAATATACTCAATTATAAAATCGCCTTTATTTAGTGGTTCAGCTGCCTCCACTCCCCAACCACAAAATTCAgtctaagaagaaaaattaaacacaaaaacgaCGTGAATAATTGTGAAAATCAAGATCCCTCTATTAATTTTCATGGAAATGCATTAAACTAATAAATGTAACAAAGCAAAACTGAGTAATTTCTTTACAGAATAATACAATCAGGTGAAAGTATTCAATGGCTCCATGAGTTAAAGTTCACACCTTgacaatttttatctttttctcctTGCGAAATGGCCTGTTGGTGCAAGTTTCAGGGCAGCGGCATGCCTTGGAGCAGCTTATACATTGAACCCTTGTAGACAATACATTCAGGTTACAATCCAACTAAATATATGTTTAAAGATGATATAAGATCAACAAAAGTTTGGGCAATAAGCCAACCTCCAAACTATGaacaaaagaaatcaatattgagataataaagTGCAACTCGCTTAAAATCAGCAAAGAAACTTCTTTCTATGTTAAAGAAACACCTTTAAAAGCACCTGAAGTGACACACACTATTACATACCACAACAATCCTAATATATAAACAACCAAAGCTGCAAAGTTGAAATAATCAAACTCAGTAATGTATGGTATAGTTAGCTGATACAAAATATGTTTCAACCATATAATGCAGATAAAATATGAAGTTCTGTTTATTGGACAATTTTGCATAGAAGCTGTACGACCatgacaaattcaaaaaaaagagaaaaattatggtataaaaacattattcaaagAATGCTATACATGATGCTAAGAAGACAATAAATAAACAGCAGAACCTGCTACTTTAATTTAGAGTGCCACAAGCAACTAGAGCTGGATTTATTTACAGGAAGCTAAATGATATATGAAGGGAAAGCATCTTTATTACAGAAAAACGAATCACTACATGTTTATTGTTGAAATACAAATTCTGTTTCTATAGCTTGcgtttacaaataaaaatagagcCACAAGTTCAACAAAATATCTTTTAACAGATTTTCATACCAGaggaaaaaattgttttaagaaCGTCAGTGCATGGGCTTTATCAATATGACTTGTATATGCATCCATTTCTTGACCCAATTAGCACTCATGGGAGAAAATGAGAATAAGATCTGATACGTATAGATGATCAAAGAACTGATTATTGTttgtacacaaaaaaaaaggaataataaaGGCATACCTGCACACACAATTCTCACAGCATGTAGAGCTGCAATTTGTGCATCCAACATCACCATCAGAATCATCACGCTTCTTCTTGACCAGGTAAACATCTAATGTCAATTAAGGTCATTCCCATGCTAAATCAAATACACAACTATAATGACCAAACGTAcctgtgtgtgcgtgtgtgccTAAGTACATACAAAATGGAAAAAGATCATTGATTGCATAGCACATACTGGCATTGTCAACATATCCAAAAGCATGTGATTTGGTTACTAAACTACTCAAAATATGAGATTAGTCTAATGTAACTGTATAATATAGGATACTGCGCCTGATGTGCACATATGGAGGTGGTTCTAGTTTATTCTCTGT
It contains:
- the LOC133674185 gene encoding gamma-glutamyl peptidase 3-like; the protein is MKVTSEKRYALLQAARDSDYVKKVYGGYFNVFVAAFAEEGETWDLFRVVEGEFPDMNELHKYDGFVVTGSPYDAYGNDYWVLKLCFILQTLDAMEKKVLGICFGHQVLCRALGGKVGKAYSGWDIGLRRVSIVKDLSPCSFPGDLTEIPPSLSIIECHQDEVWEVPLGAEVIAFSDKTGVEMFTIGDHILGIQGHPEYTKDILYNLIDRLLSNNCIESAFAEKAKFGLEMAEPDRKCWEKICKNFLKG